The following proteins come from a genomic window of Acidobacteriota bacterium:
- a CDS encoding cytochrome b/b6 domain-containing protein: protein MTRSLQRFSRWQRLQHVCVMVLFTLLCATGLPQKFYEAGWAASLLGFFGGVDRARWIHRACGLSFAVLMVVHFAVEIFALLRGGGSLSLVPSRRDFRDAIVTLRFYLGLSDEQARFDRFDYRQKFEYWGLVLGSVLVVSTGLVLLYPVEVTQHLPGTLVPVAMVAHSNEGLLAFLTILIWHIYNAHLNPDVFPFDTTIFTGRISLERMRHEHPRELERIEGAEEKHVA, encoded by the coding sequence TCCTGTTCACGCTGCTGTGCGCGACCGGGCTGCCGCAGAAGTTCTACGAGGCGGGCTGGGCGGCGTCGCTGCTCGGGTTTTTCGGGGGCGTGGACCGCGCGCGCTGGATCCATCGCGCGTGCGGCCTGTCGTTTGCCGTCCTGATGGTGGTGCACTTCGCGGTGGAGATCTTCGCGCTGCTGCGCGGGGGCGGCTCGCTCTCGCTCGTCCCGAGCCGCCGGGACTTCCGCGACGCGATCGTCACCCTGCGGTTCTACCTGGGACTGTCGGACGAGCAGGCGCGGTTCGACCGGTTCGACTACCGGCAGAAGTTCGAGTACTGGGGCCTGGTCCTCGGGTCGGTGCTCGTCGTGAGCACCGGGCTCGTGTTGCTCTACCCGGTCGAGGTCACGCAGCACCTGCCCGGGACGCTCGTGCCGGTCGCGATGGTGGCGCACAGCAACGAGGGGCTGCTGGCGTTCCTCACCATCCTCATCTGGCACATCTACAACGCGCACCTGAACCCGGACGTGTTTCCGTTCGACACGACGATTTTCACCGGCCGCATCAGCCTCGAGCGCATGCGCCACGAGCACCCGCGGGAGCTCGAACGGATCGAAGGCGCCGAGGAGAAGCACGTGGCGTAG